GGGCTACGCGCTCGCAGGCGAGCTGGAGGCAGAGGGTGCAGCCGTCATCGTCGACTCCGCCGAGGAGCTTGCCGGACAGATCACGCGCCTCACGGCGTCCGCTGCTGCGACTTCCTCCTCCTGAACGGACGGAAGGCGGGGCTCTTGTCGGCATCGATGTCCTCTTGGCGAAGGACAGCGATCTCCTCAGTGCGGGTGCTGATGGTCTTGGAGGGGGCGAGTGCGGCGGAGAGGGTCACGGCTGCGGCTGCCGCTGCGAAGGCCGCGGCCGTGCTGAAGCTGTCGATGAGGCCGCCGAGGAGGCCGCCTCCGATCGCCTGCCCGAGCGCCAGCGTGAGGAATGAGAGCCCGACGCCGGAGGCCGGCTGATGGTGGTACGTGCTGGCCGCGGTGATGAGCAGGAGGCCTGTGGTAGCGATGTACGCCGCCCCGAAGAGGCCGGAGGCTGCGACGCTGAGGGTCACCGCGTGGGGCGCGAAGCCGATCAGAGCCGTGGCCGCTGCGATGCCGAGGCAGCTGAACGCCCAGGCGCGAGTGAGGCCGAACCTGTAGGCAAGATCTCCGGCGCCGGCTCCGAGCAGCCCGCACGCCCCCAGGACCGACCACGCGACTGTCGAGCTGGTCTCTCCCTGGCCGCCGATGTCGATGAGGATGTCTCGGCCGAATACCCAGACGGCCGCGGTCCCCACGCCGAGCACCAGTGAGGTCAGAAGCAGCTTCGCCCCGCCTTCAGGCAGAAGCGGGTCAGGCAGCAGGTCCTTGACCATGCGGCGTCGGCCGCCGTGCCAGCGGACCGCGACCGTGTAGGCCTCCGCCTCGCGGGTGCGGGGGATGCTGAAGGCGGCCCACACGGTGACGAGCAGGGCTGCGAGGCTGAACGCCAGCCACGCACCCCGCCACTGCTCCAGCGTCAGCAGCGCCACCGGCCCCGACAGCGCCACGCCGAGCCCGGTTCCCGAGTTCACCATCGCCTGGGTGCGGTCCCGGCGAGCGCGGGGCACACGGAGGGCAACCGCATGGGCCAGCGGCGGAGAGACGATGCCGGTGCTCAGCCCTCCGAGGACGACGCCGAGGGTCAGCACGGCCGCGGAGGGCGCGAGCGCCACCAGTGCCATGCCGATGGTCGCCAGCGCTCCGGCCAGGAGGGCGAGCCGCCGGCTGCCGAAGCGTGGGGTCAGCATCATGGCCGGGTAGATGGCGATGCAGTAGACCCCATAGCTGACTGAGCCGATCAGTCCGACCTGCGTGGGATCAAGGTCGAACTCCGTGCGGAAGGCCGGCACAAAGAGCCCGTAGGCAAAGCGTGCGATGCCGTAGGAGACAGCGATGAGCGCCAGACCTGCTCCTGCGAGCTGTGAGGCTTGGCGGCGGGACAGGGCTTCGGACGCGGTGACGGTCCGCTCGGTGACCGTCATGGGGAGACTCCGCTCATGGGCGCTCCTAGACTTGGGGTGTGAACATTCGGCTCAGACGAGCTGACAGAAGAGATATACAGATCTGTAACCTCTTGGTCATAAGCTACGGGTTACAGATCTGTTTAGTCAAGGAGTGCGCGTGGATGACCAACCCATCGATCTGGACAGCCTCACCCCCGGGGCCCGGACGATCCTCGACGTCGCCTCGCAGCTGTTCTACGAGCAGGGAATCCATTCGGTCGGCGTGGACACCATCGCCGCCGAGGCCGGGGTCACCAAACCCATCCTGTACAAGAATTTCGGCAATAAGGACGGGCTCATCGCCGCCTACCTGCAGAACCGGCACCGGTGGTGGTGGCCCACGCTTGAGGAAGCCATCAGCAAGGCGGACTCTCCCCGGGCCCTCGCGCTCTTCGACGTCTACATGCAGGATGCCAGGACCATCACCCGCGGCTGCGCGTACCTGAACGCCGCGGCGGAGCTGCCTGCGGACCACCGGGCCTACCCGATGATCCGCAGGCACAAGCGCGCGGTCTGCGAACGCCTGCGGGAGCTCATCGAAGAGGACCTTCCCGAGACCCCGAACCTCCAGCGACTGGCTGATCACCTGTTCCTGCTGGCAGAGGGGGCGTTCGCCCACCACCGCATCTACGGCGGAAGCCTGCTCTCGGAGGCCCGGGAGATCGCCCGAGACCTGATGTCCGCCTGAGGCAGCCGCCGGCTCAGCCACTGGCTGCGCGCTGGCGTGTCGGGCCGGTCTGGCACATAGACTGTGCGGCATGCCCGCGGAAAGTTCCCTGATTCACGACCTGCCTGCTGTGACCATCCGCCGCATCGCGGTCTCGGAGATGAGCAACAACGTCTACCTGCTCACCGCGAAGAAGTCGGGAGTCCAGGTGCTCATCGACGCCGCGGATGACATCGATGCGATCCGGGGCCTGATCGCCCAGGCCCCCGAGGACACCCCCTGCTCCCCCGGGCTGAAGGCGGTGCTGACCACTCACCAGCACTGGGACCACATTCGTGCCCTGCCGGAGTTCGACGTCGCCGGCATGGACCTGCTCGCCGGCGAGCGCGACGCCGGGGCGATCGAGGCGGAGAAGGGCGTGAGGATCCGTCGGCGCCTCTCGCACGGGGACACGGTCACCTATGACGGCATCACCTTGGAGGTGATCCATCTGCGCGGGCACACTCCGGGGTCGGTGGCGTTCGCGCTGAGCGTGGAGGACGGTCCGACTCACCTGTTCACCGGTGATTCGCTGTTCCCGGGCGGGGTGGGGAAGACCTGGTCGGGGGAGGATTTCGCGCAGCTGCTCGACGATGTCGAGGCGCGGCTGTTCGAGGTCTACGACGACGACACGGTGGTCCACCCGGGCCACGGCGATCCCACGACTCTGGGCGCCGAGCGCCCGCAGCTGCCGGAGTGGAGGCAGCGCGGCTGGTGAGCGCTCCGCCGAAGCTTGAGAAGCTGTCCGTCAGCTGGGGTGCCCCGGAGCCGGAGGATCTGTTCGCTGCCTTCGAGTCATGGGTCTCGCTCCGGGAGCTGAGCCTCTACCCGGCCCAGGAGGATGCGGTCGCCGAGCTGGCGGAGGGGCACCATGTGATCATGGCGACCCCCACGGGCTCGGGGAAGTCGATGGTGGCGCTGGCCGCGCACTTCTTCGCGCTCTCACGGGGTGAGCGCAGCGTCTACACGGCTCCGATCAAGGCGCTGGTCTCGGAGAAGTTCTTCTCTCTGGTGGAGGTCTTCGGCGCTGAGAACGTCGGGATGGTCACCGGGGACTCGTCGGTGAACGCGGATGCGCCGATCGTCTGCTGCACCGCTGAGATTCTCGCCAACGAGGCGCTGCGCGAGGGGCCCCAGGCGAACGTGGGCCCGGTCATCATGGATGAGTTCCACTTCTACGCGGACCCGCACCGCGGCTGGGCCTGGCAGGCCCCGCTGATCGAGCTCCCGCAGGCGCAGTTCCTGCTGATGTCGGCCACCCTCGGCGATACGTCCGGGTTCCAGCGGCGCATCGCCGAGCGCACGGGCCGCGACATCGTCACCGTCTCCTCGGCCGCCCGGCCGGTGCCGCTGGACTACGAGTACTCGACCACTCCCCTGGTTCAGAAGCTTGAGCAGCTCGCCGAGACCGGAAAGGCTCCGGTCTATGCGGTGCATTTCTCGCAGCGGGCCGCCGCGGAGCAGGCTTCGGGGCTGATGAGTCTGAGCCTGCTCTCCAAGGCGGAGCGGGAGCGGCTGACGGAGCGGCTCTCAGGGTTCCGGTTTTCCAAGGGCTACGGCAAGGACCTGGCCCGGCTGCTGAAGTCCGGGGTGGGTGTCCACCACGCAGGCATGCTGCCGAAGTATCGGCGGCTGGTGGAGCAGCTGGCCCAGGAGGGGCTGCTGAAAGTGATCTCCGGCACTGACACGCTCGGCGTCGGGATCAATGTGCCGATCCGCACGGTGCTGATCACTGCCCTGTCGAAGTTCGACGGGGAGCGGGTGCGGCAGCTCGGCGCCCGTGAGTTCCACCAGATCGCTGGGCGGGCCGGCCGGGCCGGGTATGACACGGAGGGCACTGTGGTGGTGCAGGCTCCCGAGCACGTCATCGAGAACGAGGCCGCGCTGCGCAAAGCTCAGGCCAAGCACGGCGGGGACGAGGCCAAAGTCTCCCAGGCCATGAAGTCCAAGCCGAAGAAGAAGCCTCCGGAGGGCTTCGTCTCCTGGTCGGAGAAGACGTTCGAGAAGCTCACCGAGGCCCAGCCCGAGCCGATGGTCTCCCGAATGCAGGTCACCTATGCGATGGTGCTGCATCTGCTGAACCGGCCCGAGGACCCTATCGTGGCGATGCGCCGGCTCATCACCTCCTCGGATGAGTCGAAGGCGCGGCAGGCTCAGCTGCAGCGTCGGGCTCTGCAGATCCTCCGGGAGCTGCTGACCGCCGGGGTGCTGGAGAAGTTCGACGAGCCGGATGAGGACGGCCGGACGGTGGACCTCACTGTGGAGCTGCAGGACGACTTCGCCCTGAACCAGCCGCTGGCTCCCTTCGCGGTGGCGGCACTGGAGCTGCTGGACCCGGAGTCGGAGACCTACGCGCTCGATGTCGTCAGCGCCATCGAGTCCATCCTCGACACCCCCTACCAGGTCACCGGCGCCCAGGTGAAGAAGCTCAAGGGCGAGCGCATCGCCGAGCTGAAGGCTGAGGGGGTCGACTACACCGAGCGGATGCGGATCCTGGACGATATGTCCCACCCGCAGCCGTTGGCGGAGCTGCTCACCCAGCAGTTCGAGGTCTACCGCTCCTCCGCCCCGTGGGTGGCCGACCATGAGCTCGAGCCCAAGAGCGTGGTCCGGGACATGGTGGAGCGGGCGTTCACCTTCATCGACGCGATCAACTTCTACGGGCTGGCGCGCAGCGAGGGGGTGCTGCTGCGGTATCTGACCGACGCGTACCGGACGCTGCGGCAGACCGTGCCGCAGGAGAAGGTCACCGAGGAGCTGGAGGATCTCACCGAGTGGCTGGGCGAGCTGGTCCGTCAGACCGACTCCTCCCTGCTGGAGGAGTGGGAGCGCCTGGCTGCCGGTGATGACCCGGCCAAGCTCGCTGAGCTCGAGCGAAAGCAGCAGGAGCAGGCCGAGCCGGGGGCGTCCTCGGGCGTCACCGGCAACAAGCGCGCGTTCACGGTCATGGTCCGCAACGCGATGTTCAGGCGGGCGGTGCTGTTCGCCCAGGAGAAGGAGCGGACCCTGGCCGAGCTGGAGCCGGAGGGCTCGGAGTTCGCCGAGGCCGACCGGTGGGGTGAGGCTCTGGACGCGTTCTTCAGTGAGTACGACGACGTCTATGTGGACGCCAAGGCTCGCGCAGCCGGTCTCTTTCGCCTCGACAGCAGCCCCGCTGACGCCCCTGACCCCGAGGGCCGGTTCTGGCACACGGCCCAGGTCCTCGACGATGATCAGTCCAACCACGACTGGGCCATCCACGCCTGGGTCGACCTCAATGCCTCAGACGAGGCCGAGACCCCCGTGATCCGGGTCTATCGAGTCGGAGAGCGCCGATCTTGACTCGGTGACCATTGAATCACTTCGCACTGACGCCTTGAAACTCTCCTCCAGGGCGAGAGGGTCCCTGATCCCTCAGAAGTGGGTGGCGCTGTAGGGCGGGGTGGCCAGGTCGATCACTGCGGACAGCCTGTCCAGGTCTGCCGGGTCAGCATCTGCCCGTCCTGCTGCGTGCATGGTCCGCACGCTCACATCACCCAGGTACATGGTGCTGAGCGTCTCCACATCGGTGCGCAGCAGAGGCGCGCTCGCCGCTCCGCCCTGGGCGGCAGTGACCTGGGCTGAGCCGTCGCGCACGACGACGCGCCAGGAGCCCGGCGCGATGCCCAGTGGGTCCGCGACCTCGAGGGCGAATTCCCCGTCCGCACCCCAGGCTCTGCCTTCGAGAGCCTTCGGCACATCCAGGATCCGCGCCCAGAGGACGTCGCTCTCCCGCTCCGCACGGCGCGCCCGCGGGTTGACCAGCGCCCACCGCAGCGGGTCCTCCGCCGGCGCCCGGCTCCAGCTCAGGCGCTCCACC
The sequence above is drawn from the Nesterenkonia populi genome and encodes:
- a CDS encoding DEAD/DEAH box helicase, whose amino-acid sequence is MSAPPKLEKLSVSWGAPEPEDLFAAFESWVSLRELSLYPAQEDAVAELAEGHHVIMATPTGSGKSMVALAAHFFALSRGERSVYTAPIKALVSEKFFSLVEVFGAENVGMVTGDSSVNADAPIVCCTAEILANEALREGPQANVGPVIMDEFHFYADPHRGWAWQAPLIELPQAQFLLMSATLGDTSGFQRRIAERTGRDIVTVSSAARPVPLDYEYSTTPLVQKLEQLAETGKAPVYAVHFSQRAAAEQASGLMSLSLLSKAERERLTERLSGFRFSKGYGKDLARLLKSGVGVHHAGMLPKYRRLVEQLAQEGLLKVISGTDTLGVGINVPIRTVLITALSKFDGERVRQLGAREFHQIAGRAGRAGYDTEGTVVVQAPEHVIENEAALRKAQAKHGGDEAKVSQAMKSKPKKKPPEGFVSWSEKTFEKLTEAQPEPMVSRMQVTYAMVLHLLNRPEDPIVAMRRLITSSDESKARQAQLQRRALQILRELLTAGVLEKFDEPDEDGRTVDLTVELQDDFALNQPLAPFAVAALELLDPESETYALDVVSAIESILDTPYQVTGAQVKKLKGERIAELKAEGVDYTERMRILDDMSHPQPLAELLTQQFEVYRSSAPWVADHELEPKSVVRDMVERAFTFIDAINFYGLARSEGVLLRYLTDAYRTLRQTVPQEKVTEELEDLTEWLGELVRQTDSSLLEEWERLAAGDDPAKLAELERKQQEQAEPGASSGVTGNKRAFTVMVRNAMFRRAVLFAQEKERTLAELEPEGSEFAEADRWGEALDAFFSEYDDVYVDAKARAAGLFRLDSSPADAPDPEGRFWHTAQVLDDDQSNHDWAIHAWVDLNASDEAETPVIRVYRVGERRS
- a CDS encoding MFS transporter, which gives rise to MTVTERTVTASEALSRRQASQLAGAGLALIAVSYGIARFAYGLFVPAFRTEFDLDPTQVGLIGSVSYGVYCIAIYPAMMLTPRFGSRRLALLAGALATIGMALVALAPSAAVLTLGVVLGGLSTGIVSPPLAHAVALRVPRARRDRTQAMVNSGTGLGVALSGPVALLTLEQWRGAWLAFSLAALLVTVWAAFSIPRTREAEAYTVAVRWHGGRRRMVKDLLPDPLLPEGGAKLLLTSLVLGVGTAAVWVFGRDILIDIGGQGETSSTVAWSVLGACGLLGAGAGDLAYRFGLTRAWAFSCLGIAAATALIGFAPHAVTLSVAASGLFGAAYIATTGLLLITAASTYHHQPASGVGLSFLTLALGQAIGGGLLGGLIDSFSTAAAFAAAAAAVTLSAALAPSKTISTRTEEIAVLRQEDIDADKSPAFRPFRRRKSQQRTP
- a CDS encoding TetR/AcrR family transcriptional regulator codes for the protein MDDQPIDLDSLTPGARTILDVASQLFYEQGIHSVGVDTIAAEAGVTKPILYKNFGNKDGLIAAYLQNRHRWWWPTLEEAISKADSPRALALFDVYMQDARTITRGCAYLNAAAELPADHRAYPMIRRHKRAVCERLRELIEEDLPETPNLQRLADHLFLLAEGAFAHHRIYGGSLLSEAREIARDLMSA
- a CDS encoding MBL fold metallo-hydrolase yields the protein MPAESSLIHDLPAVTIRRIAVSEMSNNVYLLTAKKSGVQVLIDAADDIDAIRGLIAQAPEDTPCSPGLKAVLTTHQHWDHIRALPEFDVAGMDLLAGERDAGAIEAEKGVRIRRRLSHGDTVTYDGITLEVIHLRGHTPGSVAFALSVEDGPTHLFTGDSLFPGGVGKTWSGEDFAQLLDDVEARLFEVYDDDTVVHPGHGDPTTLGAERPQLPEWRQRGW